The following coding sequences are from one Pseudonocardia sp. HH130630-07 window:
- a CDS encoding alpha/beta fold hydrolase: MSEIRHLETTVDGLRVFYRAAGPADGETVLLLHGYPTGSRMFRRLIPRLAERYRVIAPDHIGFGRSATPTVEEFDYTFDRLTDVTEGLLDQLGVDRFAMYVQDYGAPVGWRLALRRPGAVSAIVSQNGNAYEEGFVPGFWQPVWDYGADPSPEREAAVRQMLTRDAIRWQYVTGVAEPDLLDPDAWALDHADVSRPGNDLVQLALVRDYPVNRLRYPALHEYFRTSQVPLLAVWGDGDEIFGPAGARAFATDLPDAEIHLVPGGHFLLESAPDTVADLVGSFLGRTLASGGD, translated from the coding sequence ATGTCCGAGATCCGGCACCTCGAGACCACGGTCGACGGTCTGCGCGTCTTCTACCGCGCGGCCGGACCGGCCGACGGCGAGACCGTGCTCCTGCTGCACGGCTACCCGACCGGCTCGCGCATGTTCCGCCGGCTCATCCCGCGCCTGGCCGAGCGGTACCGGGTGATCGCGCCGGACCACATCGGCTTCGGCCGCTCGGCCACACCCACCGTCGAGGAGTTCGACTACACCTTCGACCGGCTGACCGACGTCACCGAGGGACTGCTCGACCAGCTGGGCGTCGACCGGTTCGCGATGTACGTGCAGGACTACGGCGCCCCGGTCGGCTGGCGGCTCGCGCTGCGCCGCCCGGGGGCGGTGTCGGCGATCGTCAGCCAGAACGGTAACGCCTACGAGGAGGGCTTCGTCCCGGGGTTCTGGCAGCCGGTGTGGGACTACGGCGCCGATCCGTCCCCGGAGCGCGAGGCGGCCGTGCGGCAGATGCTCACCCGGGACGCGATCCGCTGGCAGTACGTCACCGGGGTCGCGGAACCGGACCTCCTCGACCCCGACGCGTGGGCGCTCGACCACGCCGACGTCTCGCGCCCGGGCAACGACCTGGTCCAGCTGGCGCTGGTCCGGGACTACCCGGTGAACCGGCTGCGGTACCCGGCGCTGCACGAGTACTTCCGGACCTCGCAGGTGCCGCTGCTGGCGGTCTGGGGCGACGGTGACGAGATCTTCGGGCCGGCCGGCGCCCGCGCGTTCGCGACCGACCTGCCGGACGCGGAGATCCATCTCGTCCCCGGCGGGCACTTCCTGCTGGAGAGCGCTCCGGACACCGTCGCCGACCTCGTCGGATCGTTCCTCGGGCGCACCCTCGCGTCCGGCGGCGACTAG
- a CDS encoding CGNR zinc finger domain-containing protein: MVDLPDLDRADLLLDLLNSAPVVGAGAGAGVDDLLDTDARAREWARSRGGAGTPVEAAHLRAARGVLQEVVRDRRPAADLQPFVDGVTWRPEIGAAGLRLYRHTGAAGDADRLLAVAAVLAWGALAERMPGRLRPCANGECHLFLLDRSRANTARWCSMRSCGNRMKARRHHARETPGTTGSGTP, translated from the coding sequence GTGGTGGACCTGCCCGACCTCGACCGTGCCGACCTGCTGCTGGACCTGCTGAACAGCGCGCCCGTCGTGGGTGCCGGGGCCGGTGCCGGCGTCGACGACCTGCTGGACACCGACGCCAGGGCCCGGGAGTGGGCACGGTCCCGTGGCGGCGCGGGGACCCCGGTGGAGGCCGCGCACCTGCGGGCGGCCCGCGGCGTCCTGCAGGAGGTCGTGCGCGACCGGCGCCCGGCGGCGGACCTGCAGCCGTTCGTCGACGGCGTGACGTGGCGCCCGGAGATCGGCGCCGCCGGGCTCCGGCTGTACCGGCACACCGGGGCGGCCGGGGACGCCGACCGGCTGCTGGCCGTGGCGGCGGTGCTCGCCTGGGGCGCGCTGGCCGAGCGGATGCCCGGCAGGCTCCGCCCCTGCGCGAACGGCGAGTGCCATCTGTTCCTGCTCGACCGCAGCCGCGCGAACACCGCCCGCTGGTGCTCCATGCGCAGCTGCGGCAACCGGATGAAGGCTCGTCGTCACCACGCCAGGGAGACCCCGGGGACCACCGGCTCCGGCACCCCCTGA
- a CDS encoding enoyl-CoA hydratase — MSDTTTELDGGVLTLTFRRAAQHNALTWEMYDALVAACERADADDAVRALVVRGEGGKAFVAGTDIGQFAAFTSGADGVAYEHRVTAILDRVRAVRVPTVSAVGGFCVGGGLGIACATDLRIATPGSRFGVPIARTLGNCLSARTLDLLVETLGRGLTADLLLTGRLLGTEEAGRVPGFLHAVVDDLDAGVAELGGRLVSGAPLTILATKELLANRHEGPDRDDSAVVERVYGSADFRAAVAAFGERRTPTWTGR; from the coding sequence ATGAGCGACACCACGACGGAGCTGGACGGCGGGGTGCTCACCCTGACGTTCCGCCGGGCCGCCCAGCACAACGCGCTCACCTGGGAGATGTACGACGCCCTGGTCGCGGCCTGCGAGCGGGCCGACGCCGACGACGCGGTGCGGGCGCTGGTGGTGCGCGGCGAGGGCGGGAAGGCCTTCGTCGCCGGGACCGACATCGGCCAGTTCGCGGCGTTCACCTCGGGCGCCGACGGGGTCGCCTACGAGCACCGGGTCACCGCCATCCTGGACCGGGTCCGCGCGGTCCGGGTGCCCACGGTGTCCGCGGTCGGCGGCTTCTGCGTCGGCGGTGGGCTCGGCATCGCCTGCGCCACCGACCTGCGGATCGCGACCCCCGGCTCCCGGTTCGGCGTCCCGATCGCCCGCACGCTGGGCAACTGCCTGTCCGCCCGCACCCTGGACCTGCTCGTCGAGACGCTCGGCCGCGGGCTCACCGCGGACCTGCTGCTCACCGGCCGGCTCCTGGGCACCGAGGAGGCGGGCCGGGTGCCCGGCTTCCTGCACGCGGTGGTCGACGACCTCGACGCCGGGGTCGCCGAGCTCGGCGGGCGGCTCGTCTCCGGGGCTCCGCTGACGATCCTCGCGACCAAGGAGCTGCTGGCCAACCGGCACGAGGGACCGGACCGCGACGACTCCGCCGTCGTCGAGCGGGTCTACGGCTCGGCCGACTTCCGGGCCGCCGTCGCGGCGTTCGGCGAGCGGCGCACGCCGACCTGGACCGGCCGCTGA
- a CDS encoding CaiB/BaiF CoA transferase family protein has translation MSTAPPLQGVLVLEVGAFMAAPFATMQLADLGARVVKVEPPGIGDPTRSAGPFTGGESSPFLRMNRNKESVVLDLKDDAGRAAFLALVDRADVVVENLRPGAMDRLGLGWSALAARRPELVYASASGWGQDGAASSRPGLDIMAQAASGLMSVTGTADGDPVKVGVPVCDLVTALYVALAVTAALRERDRSGTGQHIDVSLLESGVSLAVWEAGMYFGDGEVPVRQGSAHQRYAPYQAVRTGDGYVTVGANTERLWSALCRALDLTELESDPRFADPSGRLAERTALIARIEEVTTTMTTAAVRSTLDAAGVPCAALAGYDEVFTDPVLTDRDYFWDGEHPALGPVRQLGSPMRFSRTPARRANAGPSLGADTDSVLAELAVEEGRR, from the coding sequence ATGTCCACCGCACCGCCCCTGCAGGGTGTGCTCGTGCTCGAGGTCGGCGCCTTCATGGCGGCGCCGTTCGCCACCATGCAGCTCGCCGACCTGGGCGCCCGGGTCGTCAAGGTCGAGCCGCCGGGGATCGGTGACCCGACCCGCTCGGCCGGCCCGTTCACCGGCGGCGAGAGCTCGCCGTTCCTGCGGATGAACCGGAACAAGGAGTCCGTCGTCCTCGACCTGAAGGACGACGCGGGCAGGGCCGCGTTCCTCGCGCTGGTGGACCGGGCCGACGTCGTCGTCGAGAACCTGCGGCCCGGCGCGATGGACCGCCTCGGGCTCGGCTGGTCCGCGCTCGCCGCACGGCGGCCGGAGCTCGTCTACGCCTCGGCGTCGGGCTGGGGCCAGGACGGCGCCGCGTCGTCCCGGCCGGGGCTGGACATCATGGCCCAGGCCGCGAGCGGCCTGATGAGCGTGACCGGGACCGCGGACGGCGACCCGGTCAAGGTCGGCGTCCCGGTCTGCGACCTGGTCACCGCGCTGTACGTGGCGCTCGCGGTCACCGCCGCGCTGCGCGAGCGGGACCGCTCGGGCACCGGGCAGCACATCGACGTGTCGCTGCTGGAGTCCGGCGTCTCGCTCGCGGTGTGGGAGGCCGGGATGTACTTCGGGGACGGCGAGGTGCCGGTCCGGCAGGGCTCGGCACACCAGCGGTACGCGCCCTACCAGGCGGTCCGTACCGGTGACGGGTACGTGACCGTCGGCGCGAACACCGAACGCCTGTGGTCGGCGCTGTGCCGGGCACTGGACCTCACCGAGCTGGAGTCCGACCCGCGGTTCGCCGACCCGTCCGGCCGGCTCGCCGAGCGGACGGCGCTGATCGCCCGGATCGAGGAGGTCACGACGACCATGACCACCGCGGCCGTCCGCAGCACCCTGGACGCGGCGGGCGTGCCCTGCGCCGCCCTCGCCGGCTACGACGAGGTCTTCACCGACCCGGTGCTCACCGACCGGGACTACTTCTGGGACGGCGAGCACCCGGCGCTCGGCCCGGTGCGCCAGCTCGGGTCGCCGATGCGGTTCTCCCGCACCCCGGCCCGGCGGGCGAACGCCGGGCCGTCGCTCGGCGCGGACACCGACAGCGTGCTCGCCGAGCTCGCGGTCGAGGAGGGACGGCGATGA
- a CDS encoding GntR family transcriptional regulator, translating into MTVVEPADQRRIVAPPSMAALAVDALRGMIFSGELALGERLVEARLTERLGVSRPPLREALQTLVHEGLVVTHPRRGATVRTLTRHDVFEIVTLREELESFAVGLALPVRSAARLERCREALREFETAGRAGDETRFMRCKFDFHLAIVALAGHSRITETYRSLSFQMLLCFALNRAARRDVETLLENVERHRELLDVIEAGDPEDARRALAEHGHGSFLLDVVDQLDGGTPESEEWLAARRRLR; encoded by the coding sequence ATGACGGTGGTGGAGCCAGCGGACCAGCGGCGGATCGTCGCGCCGCCGAGCATGGCCGCGCTGGCCGTGGACGCCCTGCGCGGGATGATCTTCTCCGGCGAGCTCGCGCTCGGCGAACGCCTGGTCGAGGCCCGGTTGACCGAGCGGCTCGGGGTGTCCCGCCCGCCGCTGCGCGAGGCGTTGCAGACCCTCGTGCACGAGGGACTGGTCGTGACCCACCCGCGGCGCGGAGCCACCGTCCGCACGCTGACCCGGCACGACGTGTTCGAGATCGTGACGCTGCGCGAGGAGCTGGAGTCCTTCGCCGTCGGCCTGGCGCTGCCGGTGCGCTCCGCCGCCCGGCTGGAGCGCTGCCGGGAGGCCCTGCGGGAGTTCGAGACGGCCGGCCGCGCGGGCGACGAGACCCGGTTCATGCGCTGCAAGTTCGACTTCCACCTGGCGATCGTGGCCCTCGCCGGGCACTCGCGGATCACCGAGACCTACCGCTCGCTGTCGTTCCAGATGCTGCTGTGCTTCGCGCTGAACCGGGCCGCGCGCCGGGACGTGGAGACCCTCCTGGAGAACGTCGAGCGCCACCGCGAGCTGCTCGACGTGATCGAGGCCGGCGACCCGGAGGACGCGCGGCGCGCGCTGGCCGAGCACGGTCACGGGTCGTTCCTGCTCGACGTCGTCGACCAGCTCGACGGCGGCACCCCCGAGTCCGAGGAGTGGCTGGCCGCCCGCCGGCGGCTGCGCTAG
- a CDS encoding IclR family transcriptional regulator, with the protein MSGASPAGGVQSIARAFQVLGVMADAGTELTVSELADASGLPLPTIHRIVRTMRDLGYAHQLANRRYTLGPRLIGLGDRASRVLGVRAGEDLRALAGQVGETANLAVLDGERAVYTAQVPSPHSMRMFTEVGRRVHLHSTGVGKALLAQLDDDAAARILRSAGTPAMTGRTVVDPAALLAELAGIRRAGRAIDDEEQELGVFCVAAPVPGAPVPTAVSVSGPVQRSSHDRVAETAALLGAAAERMAGFFR; encoded by the coding sequence GTGTCGGGCGCGTCCCCGGCCGGTGGTGTCCAGTCGATCGCCAGGGCGTTCCAGGTGCTCGGGGTCATGGCCGACGCCGGGACCGAGCTGACGGTCAGCGAGCTGGCCGACGCCTCGGGCCTCCCGCTCCCGACCATCCACCGGATCGTCCGGACGATGCGCGACCTCGGCTACGCCCACCAGCTGGCCAACCGGCGGTACACGCTCGGCCCGCGCCTGATCGGGCTCGGCGACCGGGCGTCGCGGGTGCTGGGGGTGCGGGCCGGGGAGGACCTGCGGGCGCTCGCCGGGCAGGTCGGCGAGACGGCGAACCTGGCGGTGCTGGACGGCGAGCGCGCCGTCTACACCGCCCAGGTCCCGTCCCCGCACTCGATGCGGATGTTCACCGAGGTGGGGCGCCGCGTGCACCTGCACAGCACCGGGGTCGGCAAGGCGTTGCTGGCCCAGCTGGACGACGACGCCGCGGCCCGGATCCTGCGCAGCGCCGGGACGCCCGCGATGACCGGGCGGACCGTCGTCGATCCGGCGGCGCTGCTGGCCGAGCTCGCCGGGATCCGGCGGGCCGGCCGGGCGATCGACGACGAGGAGCAGGAGCTCGGCGTCTTCTGCGTGGCCGCACCGGTCCCGGGCGCGCCGGTGCCGACGGCGGTGTCGGTCTCCGGGCCGGTGCAGCGGTCCTCCCACGACCGGGTCGCCGAGACCGCCGCGCTGCTGGGCGCGGCCGCCGAACGGATGGCCGGGTTCTTCCGGTGA
- a CDS encoding SLC13 family permease, protein MSIQLITVVALALVFLIATVLPVHMGALAFVAAFIVGTAFVGEDTDDIVAGFPGDLFVILVGVTLLFAIAKGNGTVDKLVQLAVRAVGGRIALIPWVMFGVTAVLTAVGAVVPAAVAIIAPIGMGFALRYKINPMLMGLLIINGASAGGFSPMSIFGSITNGVVERNNLPGSPFLLFASSFAFNLLLSVVVFLLFGGRELIRRSSAAVTTGDRIALAAEPATSVALGGGGSGTHRHHHTGGTGTGSDATTPGQPTGPREDGPTDDADSGPLTRDHIFTIVGLVALAVGALAFGLDVGFTALTVAAALSLISPTSAKAAVGQVAWPTVLLICGIVTFVSLMERVGTIDWLGNLVTQIGWPLLAAIIICLIGAVVSAFASTTGILGALIPLAVPFLLAGEVGAVGLIIALAISSSVVDSSPFSTSGALVVANAPADQTDRVFRGLMIWGFSMCAVAPLASWLIFVVPGWG, encoded by the coding sequence ATGTCCATACAACTCATCACCGTCGTGGCCTTGGCCCTGGTGTTCCTGATAGCCACCGTCCTGCCGGTGCACATGGGGGCACTGGCCTTCGTCGCCGCCTTCATCGTCGGGACCGCGTTCGTCGGGGAGGACACCGACGACATCGTCGCGGGCTTCCCCGGTGACCTGTTCGTCATCCTGGTCGGGGTGACGCTGCTCTTCGCCATCGCGAAGGGGAACGGGACCGTCGACAAACTCGTCCAGCTCGCCGTCCGCGCCGTCGGCGGCCGGATCGCGCTCATCCCCTGGGTGATGTTCGGGGTCACCGCCGTGCTGACGGCGGTCGGTGCGGTCGTCCCGGCCGCCGTCGCCATCATCGCGCCGATCGGGATGGGCTTCGCCCTGCGCTACAAGATCAACCCGATGCTGATGGGCCTGCTCATCATCAACGGCGCCAGCGCCGGCGGGTTCTCGCCGATGAGCATCTTCGGCAGCATCACCAACGGCGTGGTCGAGCGGAACAACCTGCCCGGCAGCCCGTTCCTGCTCTTCGCGTCCTCGTTCGCGTTCAACCTGCTGCTCAGCGTCGTGGTGTTCCTGCTGTTCGGGGGCCGCGAGCTGATCCGCCGGTCCAGCGCCGCCGTGACGACGGGCGACCGGATCGCGCTGGCCGCCGAGCCGGCCACCTCGGTCGCGCTCGGTGGCGGCGGCTCGGGCACCCACCGGCACCACCACACCGGTGGCACCGGTACCGGGTCCGACGCCACGACACCCGGGCAGCCCACCGGCCCCCGGGAGGACGGACCGACCGACGACGCGGACTCCGGGCCGCTGACCCGCGACCACATCTTCACCATCGTCGGGCTGGTCGCGCTCGCGGTCGGCGCGCTGGCCTTCGGGCTGGACGTCGGGTTCACCGCGCTGACCGTCGCGGCCGCCCTGTCGCTGATCTCGCCCACCTCGGCCAAGGCCGCGGTCGGGCAGGTCGCCTGGCCGACGGTGCTGCTCATCTGCGGCATCGTCACGTTCGTCTCGCTGATGGAACGGGTCGGGACGATCGACTGGCTCGGCAACCTGGTGACCCAGATCGGGTGGCCGCTGCTCGCCGCGATCATCATCTGCCTGATCGGCGCCGTCGTCTCCGCGTTCGCCTCCACCACCGGCATCCTGGGCGCGCTGATCCCGCTGGCGGTGCCGTTCCTGCTGGCCGGCGAGGTCGGCGCGGTGGGGCTGATCATCGCGCTGGCGATCTCGTCGTCGGTCGTCGACTCCTCGCCGTTCTCCACCAGCGGCGCGCTGGTCGTCGCGAACGCACCGGCCGACCAGACCGACCGGGTGTTCCGCGGGCTGATGATCTGGGGCTTCAGCATGTGTGCGGTCGCCCCGCTCGCCAGCTGGCTGATCTTCGTCGTCCCGGGCTGGGGCTGA
- a CDS encoding pyridoxal-phosphate-dependent aminotransferase family protein, whose protein sequence is MTYAAGRHFLQIPGPTNVPDSVLRAMSAPTIDHRGPEFQALGAEILRDIRPVFGTTNPVVIYPATGTGAWEAALVNTLSPGDAVLTFETGHFATLWQEMARSLGLEVDFVPGDWRHGAEPEAVAERLAADTGHRIKAVCVVHNETSTGVTSRVPEIRAAIDAAGHPALLLVDTISSLGSIDYRHDEWRVDVTVSGSQKGLMLPPGMSFNAISDKALEASRTASLPRTFWDWGPMLAANERGFFPYTPNTNLLYGLREALRLLYAEGLENVFARHTRHAEATRAAVRGWGLEVLCLDEREHSGALTAVLVPDGVDADKVRALILDRYDMSLGAGLGKLAGKIFRIGHLGAFNDLTLAGTLAGVQMGLTLSGVRIDPGGLDAALERLQSG, encoded by the coding sequence ATGACCTACGCAGCAGGCCGCCACTTCCTGCAGATCCCCGGCCCGACCAACGTCCCGGACAGCGTGCTGCGGGCGATGTCGGCGCCCACGATCGATCACCGCGGGCCGGAGTTCCAGGCCCTCGGTGCCGAGATCCTGCGCGACATCCGGCCGGTCTTCGGCACCACGAACCCGGTCGTGATCTACCCGGCGACCGGTACCGGCGCCTGGGAGGCCGCGCTGGTCAACACGCTGAGCCCCGGTGACGCCGTGCTCACCTTCGAGACCGGCCACTTCGCCACGCTGTGGCAGGAGATGGCCCGCAGCCTCGGCCTGGAGGTCGACTTCGTGCCGGGGGACTGGCGCCACGGGGCCGAGCCGGAGGCCGTCGCCGAGCGGCTGGCCGCCGACACCGGGCACCGGATCAAGGCCGTCTGCGTGGTGCACAACGAGACCTCGACCGGGGTCACCAGCCGGGTCCCGGAGATCCGGGCGGCGATCGACGCGGCGGGCCACCCGGCGCTGCTCCTGGTCGACACGATCTCCTCGCTCGGGTCGATCGACTACCGGCACGACGAGTGGCGGGTCGACGTGACGGTCTCCGGGTCCCAGAAGGGGCTCATGCTGCCGCCGGGGATGAGCTTCAACGCGATCAGCGACAAGGCACTGGAGGCCTCGCGCACCGCGTCCCTGCCGCGGACGTTCTGGGACTGGGGCCCGATGCTCGCCGCGAACGAGCGTGGCTTCTTCCCCTACACGCCCAACACCAACCTGCTCTACGGCCTGCGTGAGGCCCTGCGCCTGCTCTACGCCGAGGGACTGGAGAACGTCTTCGCCCGCCACACCCGACACGCCGAGGCCACCCGCGCCGCCGTCCGCGGCTGGGGCCTGGAGGTCCTGTGCCTCGACGAGCGGGAGCACTCCGGCGCGCTCACCGCGGTGCTGGTGCCCGACGGGGTCGACGCCGACAAGGTCCGCGCGCTGATTCTCGACCGCTACGACATGTCGCTCGGCGCCGGGCTGGGCAAGCTCGCCGGGAAGATCTTCCGGATCGGCCATCTCGGCGCGTTCAACGACCTGACCCTGGCCGGGACGCTGGCCGGTGTGCAGATGGGCCTGACCCTGTCCGGCGTGCGGATCGACCCGGGTGGGCTCGACGCCGCGCTGGAGCGCCTGCAGTCCGGCTGA